The following coding sequences are from one Shewanella putrefaciens window:
- a CDS encoding LapA family protein, with protein MKSFLVTVLVALLFILALIFGARNEQVVTISYFVAQGEYRLPVVLAIVFFAGFMLSWLFACYYIVRLKLALAMTQKKLNAQLAKTPQDVDA; from the coding sequence GTGAAATCATTTCTAGTGACTGTCCTAGTGGCATTATTATTTATTTTGGCGCTGATCTTCGGCGCGCGTAATGAACAAGTGGTGACAATAAGCTACTTTGTGGCTCAAGGTGAGTATCGTTTACCTGTGGTATTGGCAATCGTTTTCTTTGCTGGCTTTATGCTGAGTTGGTTATTTGCTTGCTATTATATTGTCAGACTTAAACTTGCTTTAGCTATGACCCAAAAGAAACTAAATGCCCAACTTGCCAAAACCCCTCAGGATGTAGACGCCTAA
- the ihfB gene encoding integration host factor subunit beta: protein MTKSELIEKLATRQSQLSAKEVESAIKEMLEQMATTLESGDRIEIRGFGSFSLHYRAPRTGRNPKTGSSVELEGKYVPHFKPGKELRERVDAVNV from the coding sequence ATGACAAAATCCGAACTGATCGAAAAACTCGCCACCAGGCAGTCGCAGCTGTCGGCGAAGGAAGTTGAAAGTGCAATCAAAGAAATGTTGGAGCAAATGGCGACAACATTAGAAAGCGGAGATCGTATCGAGATCCGTGGCTTTGGTAGTTTCTCGCTTCATTATCGTGCGCCGCGTACTGGCCGCAATCCAAAAACTGGTTCATCAGTTGAATTGGAAGGCAAATACGTCCCGCACTTTAAGCCAGGCAAAGAACTGCGCGAGCGTGTTGACGCCGTTAATGTGTGA
- the lapB gene encoding lipopolysaccharide assembly protein LapB — MLEILFLLLPIAAGYGWYMGRRSIRQNQSNQRKQLSRDYFTGLNFLLSNESDKAVDLFISMLDVDDETIDTHLSLGSLFRKRGEVDRSIRIHQNLIARPTLTNEQRDIAMMELGKDYLAAGFYDRAEEIFINLVSQDDHSEESETQLIDIYQVIKEWQKAIDITKRLSRKRQQVLKPIIAHFYCQLADETNDDDKKIKLLQQALKQDPKCGRALLTLAKKFLDIQDYPQCKAMLAALKKADIELFADALPTAKQVYRDTQDKEGYQELLAGAMAEGAGASVVVALAQHLISLDEIKAAENIVLDSLYRHPTMKGFQHLMQMHLRQAEDGQAKQSLAMLEQLVEQQIKFRPSYRCKECGFPSHALYWHCPSCKNWGSIKRIRGLDGE, encoded by the coding sequence ATGCTTGAGATCCTCTTTCTGTTGCTTCCCATTGCTGCCGGTTACGGTTGGTATATGGGTCGGCGGAGCATAAGGCAGAATCAAAGTAATCAGCGCAAGCAATTAAGTCGTGATTATTTCACGGGCCTTAATTTTTTATTGTCCAATGAGTCGGATAAAGCGGTTGATTTATTTATCAGTATGTTAGATGTAGACGATGAGACTATCGACACTCATTTGTCCTTAGGTTCACTTTTCCGTAAACGTGGCGAAGTTGATCGCTCCATTCGTATTCACCAAAATTTGATTGCTAGGCCTACACTCACCAATGAGCAGCGCGACATTGCTATGATGGAGCTGGGTAAAGATTATCTGGCGGCAGGATTTTATGATAGGGCTGAAGAAATCTTTATTAATCTTGTAAGCCAAGATGATCACAGTGAAGAATCTGAAACACAATTAATTGATATTTATCAAGTAATTAAAGAGTGGCAAAAAGCTATTGATATCACAAAACGTTTAAGCCGCAAGCGCCAGCAAGTGCTTAAACCTATCATTGCTCACTTCTATTGTCAGTTGGCTGATGAAACCAATGATGACGACAAAAAAATTAAGCTATTACAACAGGCACTTAAACAGGATCCTAAGTGTGGCCGGGCCTTACTCACACTTGCAAAAAAATTCCTCGATATTCAAGATTACCCACAATGTAAAGCCATGCTAGCGGCGCTCAAAAAAGCGGATATTGAACTCTTTGCTGATGCATTGCCGACAGCGAAGCAAGTTTACCGTGATACCCAAGATAAAGAGGGCTATCAGGAATTACTTGCAGGGGCTATGGCAGAAGGCGCTGGAGCCTCTGTGGTTGTCGCTCTCGCACAGCATTTGATCAGCCTTGATGAAATTAAAGCGGCTGAAAATATAGTGCTTGATTCGCTATATCGCCATCCCACCATGAAAGGCTTTCAACACCTAATGCAGATGCACCTACGTCAAGCTGAAGACGGACAAGCTAAGCAAAGTTTAGCTATGTTAGAGCAACTTGTTGAACAACAAATAAAATTTCGCCCTAGTTACCGTTGTAAGGAGTGTGGTTTTCCATCACATGCGCTTTACTGGCATTGCCCATCTTGTAAAAATTGGGGCAGTATAAAACGGATCAGAGGGCTTGACGGCGAATAA
- a CDS encoding amino acid aminotransferase: MFNSLIAMPADPILGLLTQYREDSHPQKVDLGVGVYKDPTGVTPILSCVKKAEKFRLDTETTKVYIGPTGSPQFNTLVTELAFGAGHSAIIANRIRTVSTPGGTGALRVAGDFIKRCNPNAVLWVSDPTWANHIGLFEAAGITVKTYPYYDYDSKSLKFDEMLAALSQVSPDDVVLFHACCHNPSGMDFTTEQWDKVVALTKDQGFTPLIDMAYQGFGDGVDIDAYGVRQMAAAVDNMILCSSCSKNFGLYRERIGSCSVIAKDANTANIAQSVLLYVVRCLYSMPPAHGAAIVETILGSKELTQEWLDELKVMRDRINGNRAILVDKLKANGVNRDFSFIARQKGMFSFLGVDPEQVARLQKEFSIYMVGSSRISIAGISEDNVDYLAQSIAKVI; encoded by the coding sequence ATGTTTAACTCACTCATCGCAATGCCAGCGGACCCCATCCTTGGCTTGTTAACTCAGTACCGCGAAGACTCTCACCCACAAAAAGTGGATTTAGGGGTGGGCGTTTATAAAGATCCTACCGGCGTTACCCCTATTCTAAGCTGCGTGAAAAAAGCGGAAAAATTCCGTCTCGATACCGAAACCACTAAAGTGTATATCGGCCCAACAGGCTCACCACAATTCAACACCTTGGTGACGGAATTAGCCTTTGGTGCAGGCCACAGTGCCATTATCGCTAATCGCATCCGCACCGTTTCTACACCCGGTGGTACAGGCGCGCTACGCGTTGCAGGTGACTTTATCAAACGCTGCAACCCGAATGCGGTGTTATGGGTGAGTGACCCGACTTGGGCAAACCATATCGGTTTGTTCGAAGCCGCTGGCATTACCGTTAAAACGTATCCGTATTATGACTACGATAGCAAATCATTGAAATTTGATGAGATGCTCGCTGCATTATCGCAAGTGAGTCCTGATGATGTGGTGTTATTCCACGCCTGTTGCCATAACCCTAGCGGAATGGATTTCACCACAGAACAATGGGATAAAGTGGTTGCCCTGACAAAAGATCAAGGCTTTACACCACTGATTGACATGGCCTACCAAGGCTTTGGTGATGGTGTGGATATTGATGCCTACGGCGTACGCCAAATGGCGGCAGCGGTCGATAATATGATCCTGTGTAGCTCATGCTCGAAAAACTTCGGTTTATACCGTGAGCGTATCGGTTCCTGTTCTGTGATTGCTAAAGATGCCAATACCGCCAATATAGCGCAATCGGTACTGCTTTATGTGGTTCGCTGCCTCTACTCTATGCCACCAGCTCACGGCGCGGCGATTGTTGAGACGATTTTAGGATCAAAAGAATTAACCCAAGAATGGCTTGATGAGCTGAAAGTGATGCGCGATCGCATCAATGGCAACCGTGCCATTTTAGTGGATAAACTTAAAGCCAATGGCGTAAACCGTGACTTTAGCTTTATCGCCCGCCAAAAAGGCATGTTCTCTTTCCTTGGGGTGGATCCAGAGCAAGTGGCACGCCTACAAAAAGAATTCAGCATCTATATGGTAGGTTCAAGCCGCATCAGTATTGCTGGGATAAGCGAAGATAATGTCGACTATTTAGCACAATCGATTGCAAAGGTTATTTAA
- a CDS encoding LamG-like jellyroll fold domain-containing protein → MVLQRSFVSVGLILALASCGGDDSSNSANDTNTFTLPPPITFANPTLSGDVNYTDVVVHDPSIIKDTDGTYYVFGSHLAVASSKDLISWTQIALDGVETSSLFNTYATEIAEGTAWTGGFIGSWAPDIKKLANGKYHFYYNFCAGPVESDCVSRSYLGVATSDKIMGPYVNQGLFLKSGHEGAENPGVNGKDYSGYTDPNAIDPAIFYDKDGGLWMTYGSYSGGIWVLQLDPTTGKPLDGQGYGTKIMGGDYSPIEGSYVIYSPKSEYYYMFTSFGGYEQNDGYNIRIARAKTPNGPYVDASGKDMIDVTGNAEMIAPYGAKLMGSFLFDAHPGDVGTDIGYMSPGHNSAFYDANTGKYFLVFHTRFPETGEGHSVRVHEMFMNSDGWLVASPQRYAAINGENIVDELDIQGAYKFINHAKDINTKPHKSVHIQLKRTWTNKGAITGDVTGTYVQTDDSHITLTLDDLGTFEGVLAWQWDPNQAKLMPTFSAMSSDGVSIWGTKLADKTTDQILTDTVNGISVVSEATTDSILLPTEGTHGATINWVSSDEGVIRTDGTIIRPNAGEGDKVITLTATVMVNGKKVTKTFQVTVYARKAYNRIAYYRFENNLNDTLGLFAAGQPTGDRIFKPAESVGYSIGLEGQALSLDGAHGVLLPSGIISSYEYTVSFWANPSVITQFTTAFFGAVNEQAAEDGSKFSNSWISMLPQGWDGNAMFWSNGSAWFNGVTGERIAENTWSHLAFSVKNGLVNVYINGIEKFSQGNLADFFTGNEGVFALGVNYWDIPYNGLLDELKVYEAALTAEEVKALDIDKLPDSELLASAVDILDLGDLTAVRKDLILPVTGPYAAAITWASSDPTTIDHKGGVNQPSRDETDKVVTLTATLKLGQATQTKVFTATVKSKAPPTPIAVYSFEDNLIDSTANFGAGNVVGKLIGTTGGTISYAAGAVGKAAVFDGASGIELPNNLIKDNTYSVSLWLNPKVLNKYTTALFAYASTSSWTSILPGGQNDYERLVLWSGEAWYDGRTGYVMPKDQWSHMVYTVNAGDVKVYVNGNLMFTGANFPNVFSAPTTKFAVGVNFWDVPFSGSIDEIKFYDEVVTEQDVKELFDESK, encoded by the coding sequence ATGGTGCTTCAACGCTCATTCGTGTCTGTAGGATTGATTTTAGCGCTTGCTTCCTGTGGTGGGGACGACAGTAGCAACAGTGCTAACGACACAAATACCTTTACACTTCCGCCTCCAATAACCTTTGCCAACCCAACCCTTTCTGGTGATGTGAATTACACTGATGTGGTTGTCCATGATCCTTCGATCATCAAAGATACCGATGGCACCTACTATGTGTTTGGTTCTCACCTTGCTGTTGCAAGTTCAAAGGATCTTATCAGTTGGACTCAAATTGCGCTTGATGGGGTAGAGACCAGCAGTTTGTTTAATACGTATGCAACTGAAATCGCAGAAGGTACAGCATGGACGGGAGGCTTTATTGGGTCGTGGGCGCCTGATATTAAAAAGTTAGCCAATGGTAAATACCATTTTTACTATAACTTTTGTGCAGGGCCTGTTGAATCGGATTGTGTTTCCCGCTCCTACCTCGGGGTGGCGACGTCTGACAAGATTATGGGGCCTTATGTTAACCAAGGTTTATTCCTAAAATCTGGGCATGAGGGTGCCGAGAACCCAGGAGTTAATGGTAAAGACTACAGTGGATATACCGATCCTAATGCTATCGATCCTGCCATTTTCTACGATAAAGATGGTGGACTTTGGATGACCTATGGTTCGTATTCGGGTGGTATTTGGGTATTGCAGCTCGATCCGACAACAGGTAAACCCCTTGATGGCCAAGGGTATGGCACTAAGATCATGGGCGGTGATTATAGTCCGATTGAAGGCTCTTACGTTATCTATAGCCCTAAATCTGAATATTATTATATGTTTACCTCATTTGGTGGCTATGAGCAAAATGATGGTTATAACATTCGTATTGCGCGCGCTAAAACACCAAATGGCCCTTATGTCGATGCTTCTGGCAAGGATATGATTGATGTGACGGGCAACGCAGAGATGATAGCGCCCTATGGTGCGAAATTAATGGGCAGTTTTCTATTTGATGCCCATCCAGGAGATGTAGGAACTGATATCGGCTATATGTCACCAGGGCATAATTCTGCTTTTTATGATGCAAATACGGGAAAATATTTCTTAGTATTCCACACTCGCTTCCCTGAAACAGGTGAAGGACATAGTGTTCGAGTGCATGAAATGTTTATGAATAGTGATGGCTGGTTAGTTGCATCTCCACAACGTTATGCCGCTATAAATGGGGAAAACATTGTCGATGAATTGGATATTCAAGGCGCTTATAAATTTATTAACCATGCAAAAGACATTAATACTAAACCACATAAATCTGTTCATATTCAGTTAAAAAGAACTTGGACCAATAAAGGTGCGATTACTGGCGATGTCACAGGAACTTATGTACAAACAGATGATAGCCACATCACGTTAACCCTTGATGACTTAGGCACATTTGAAGGGGTATTAGCATGGCAATGGGATCCAAACCAAGCGAAGTTAATGCCCACATTTAGTGCGATGTCCAGTGACGGTGTCAGTATTTGGGGCACAAAATTAGCAGATAAAACCACAGATCAAATATTAACGGATACCGTTAATGGGATTAGTGTTGTTTCGGAAGCGACAACAGATTCAATTCTTTTACCCACTGAAGGTACGCATGGTGCAACCATTAATTGGGTTTCAAGTGATGAGGGCGTGATCCGTACCGATGGAACCATTATTAGGCCCAATGCAGGGGAAGGCGATAAGGTCATCACCTTAACAGCGACTGTGATGGTAAACGGTAAAAAAGTGACTAAAACTTTCCAAGTGACTGTCTACGCGAGAAAAGCCTATAACCGTATTGCATATTATCGCTTTGAAAATAATCTAAATGATACTTTGGGGTTATTTGCTGCAGGTCAACCTACGGGTGATCGGATATTTAAACCTGCAGAGTCAGTTGGTTATAGCATTGGTCTTGAGGGGCAAGCGCTTTCCCTCGATGGTGCACACGGTGTATTGCTCCCGAGCGGTATTATCTCAAGCTATGAGTACACTGTATCGTTTTGGGCAAATCCTAGTGTAATAACACAATTTACTACCGCATTTTTTGGTGCTGTAAATGAACAAGCTGCTGAAGATGGCAGTAAGTTTTCCAATTCGTGGATCAGTATGTTACCCCAAGGTTGGGACGGCAATGCCATGTTCTGGAGCAATGGTTCCGCTTGGTTTAATGGCGTAACGGGTGAACGTATTGCTGAAAATACGTGGTCTCACTTAGCTTTTTCGGTGAAAAATGGTTTAGTGAATGTCTATATCAATGGCATTGAGAAATTTAGCCAAGGTAATCTCGCTGATTTCTTTACAGGTAATGAAGGGGTATTTGCCCTAGGGGTTAACTATTGGGATATTCCCTATAACGGTTTACTTGATGAACTTAAGGTATATGAAGCGGCATTAACGGCTGAAGAAGTCAAAGCACTAGACATCGATAAGTTGCCAGATAGCGAACTACTGGCTTCTGCGGTTGATATTCTTGACCTAGGTGATTTAACTGCAGTGCGTAAAGACTTAATTTTACCTGTGACTGGCCCTTATGCTGCAGCAATAACTTGGGCATCATCGGATCCAACCACGATTGATCATAAAGGTGGAGTTAATCAGCCGAGTCGAGATGAAACCGATAAAGTGGTCACTCTCACGGCAACACTTAAACTTGGTCAAGCGACACAAACTAAAGTCTTTACTGCTACCGTAAAATCAAAAGCACCACCAACACCTATCGCAGTTTATAGTTTTGAAGATAATCTTATCGACAGCACTGCAAACTTTGGTGCAGGTAATGTAGTAGGTAAGTTGATTGGTACGACCGGAGGGACGATTAGTTATGCCGCAGGTGCTGTGGGTAAGGCCGCGGTGTTTGATGGGGCTTCAGGTATTGAATTACCGAATAACCTGATTAAAGACAATACTTATTCCGTATCACTCTGGCTCAATCCCAAAGTACTCAATAAATACACCACAGCACTGTTTGCTTATGCGAGTACCTCGAGTTGGACCAGTATATTACCTGGTGGTCAAAACGATTATGAGCGTTTGGTACTCTGGTCGGGTGAAGCTTGGTATGATGGCAGAACAGGTTATGTGATGCCTAAAGATCAGTGGTCGCATATGGTTTACACTGTCAATGCGGGTGATGTTAAGGTATACGTTAATGGTAACCTGATGTTTACTGGTGCTAATTTCCCTAATGTGTTCTCGGCACCAACCACGAAATTTGCTGTTGGCGTTAACTTCTGGGATGTTCCATTTAGCGGATCTATTGATGAGATTAAATTCTACGATGAAGTTGTCACCGAGCAAGACGTAAAAGAATTATTTGATGAATCTAAGTAA
- the aroA gene encoding 3-phosphoshikimate 1-carboxyvinyltransferase, whose translation MKQLRLEPVVQVRGEINIPGSKSISNRALLLATLAQGTTTLTNLLDSDDIRHMLASLKQLGVNYRLSQNNTVCELDGLGGVISSASAQELFLGNAGTAMRPLCAALTLGQGEFTLTGEPRMEERPIGDLVDALRQLGANVVYLKNDGFPPLTINATGLNGGDVEIAGDLSSQFLTALLMVAPLAKGSVNIHVKGELVSKPYIDITIALMAQFGVNVINHDYARFEIVAGQRYISPGKVLVEGDASSASYFLAAGAIKGGEVKVTGVGRLSIQGDVKFADVLEKMGADIEWGDDYIIARGSPLTAVDLDMNHIPDAAMTIATAALFAKGTTVIRNIYNWRIKETDRLAAMATELRKVGAEVEEGNDYIKITPPAAINTAEIDTYNDHRMAMCFSMLAFADCGITINDPDCTSKTFPDYFKQFASLQG comes from the coding sequence ATGAAGCAATTACGTCTTGAACCTGTTGTGCAAGTCCGCGGTGAAATCAATATTCCGGGCTCAAAAAGTATTTCAAATCGAGCCTTATTATTGGCCACCTTAGCCCAAGGTACGACCACGCTCACCAATCTGCTCGACTCAGATGATATCCGCCACATGTTGGCCTCCCTCAAGCAGTTAGGGGTGAACTACCGTTTATCGCAAAACAATACCGTGTGTGAACTCGATGGTTTAGGTGGTGTGATTTCCTCTGCATCCGCACAGGAATTGTTTTTAGGCAATGCGGGTACCGCAATGCGCCCCTTATGCGCCGCCTTAACCTTAGGCCAAGGTGAATTTACCCTCACGGGCGAACCACGTATGGAAGAGCGTCCGATTGGCGATTTAGTCGATGCCTTAAGGCAACTCGGTGCCAATGTCGTTTACCTTAAAAATGACGGTTTCCCGCCACTGACGATTAATGCCACTGGCCTTAATGGCGGCGATGTCGAAATCGCAGGCGATTTATCGAGCCAGTTTTTAACGGCTTTGTTGATGGTAGCGCCGCTTGCCAAGGGCAGCGTCAATATCCATGTCAAAGGCGAGTTAGTCTCTAAGCCTTATATCGATATCACTATTGCCTTGATGGCGCAGTTTGGCGTTAACGTCATTAACCATGATTATGCCCGTTTTGAGATTGTTGCAGGCCAGCGTTATATATCACCGGGTAAAGTACTGGTAGAAGGCGATGCGTCATCGGCATCGTATTTCCTCGCGGCAGGGGCGATTAAGGGCGGCGAAGTCAAAGTCACTGGTGTGGGCCGTTTGAGTATCCAAGGCGATGTGAAATTTGCCGATGTGCTCGAAAAAATGGGCGCCGATATCGAGTGGGGCGATGACTATATTATCGCCCGCGGCTCACCATTAACGGCCGTCGACTTAGACATGAACCATATTCCCGATGCGGCCATGACCATTGCAACTGCTGCGTTATTTGCTAAAGGCACGACGGTTATTCGCAATATCTACAACTGGCGCATTAAAGAAACCGACCGGTTAGCGGCCATGGCGACCGAATTACGCAAAGTGGGCGCCGAAGTTGAAGAGGGCAATGATTACATTAAAATCACTCCACCGGCGGCGATTAACACCGCTGAAATCGATACCTACAACGATCATCGCATGGCCATGTGCTTTTCTATGTTGGCATTTGCCGATTGCGGTATCACCATCAATGATCCTGACTGTACTTCCAAAACATTCCCTGACTACTTTAAGCAGTTTGCGAGCTTGCAAGGTTAA
- a CDS encoding SMP-30/gluconolactonase/LRE family protein, translating to MAKLSVGKLLMTIPVANTLGEGVIWDDKTQSIWWTDIESALIYNYQIESQTLCKIPMPYRVGSFSLTDNPDQLIVAFDRGIALFHLHTSEVQWLATPELNIIGNRFNDGRVDRQGRFWAGTMIEAPHSVGQKAALYCIDNQRQCVKVLDELCISNGLCWSPDGLTMYHADSPKHEIYQYDFDPIAGTVSNKRSFINTNQHFFPDGSEVDAAGFIWNAQWGGGQVVRYHPEGYIDLILPLPVTNPTSIAFGGPKLDWLIITSAKHSLSDEQLIKEPHAGDVFIYQLQSISGVKSQPLYRVAKW from the coding sequence ATGGCTAAGTTAAGTGTTGGTAAATTATTAATGACTATCCCTGTGGCAAATACCCTTGGGGAAGGTGTGATATGGGATGATAAAACTCAATCCATTTGGTGGACCGATATCGAATCTGCTTTGATTTACAACTATCAAATTGAGTCTCAAACACTGTGCAAAATACCGATGCCCTATCGTGTAGGTTCATTTAGTCTTACCGACAATCCAGATCAGCTTATCGTGGCGTTTGATCGGGGCATTGCTTTATTTCATCTTCACACATCAGAGGTTCAATGGCTTGCAACACCAGAGCTGAATATTATTGGCAACCGATTTAACGATGGACGAGTCGATAGGCAAGGGCGATTTTGGGCGGGTACTATGATAGAGGCTCCCCATTCAGTAGGTCAGAAGGCTGCACTTTATTGCATTGATAACCAAAGGCAATGTGTAAAAGTGTTAGATGAACTTTGTATTTCAAATGGACTTTGTTGGAGCCCAGATGGTTTGACTATGTATCATGCTGATTCACCAAAACATGAAATATATCAGTACGATTTTGATCCTATCGCTGGCACAGTGAGTAACAAGCGATCATTTATTAACACCAATCAGCATTTTTTCCCTGACGGTTCTGAAGTTGATGCCGCAGGATTTATTTGGAATGCACAATGGGGTGGCGGCCAAGTGGTTCGCTATCACCCAGAGGGATATATAGACTTAATCCTGCCACTGCCCGTTACTAATCCAACCAGTATTGCTTTTGGTGGGCCAAAGCTTGATTGGCTGATTATTACCAGCGCAAAACATTCACTCAGTGATGAGCAATTGATCAAAGAGCCCCATGCAGGTGATGTTTTTATTTATCAATTACAGAGTATCAGTGGCGTAAAATCACAACCTTTGTATCGCGTTGCTAAATGGTAG
- the cmk gene encoding (d)CMP kinase, producing MSERAPVVTIDGPSGAGKGTISQLLAQHLGWQLLDSGAIYRVLALAAIHHDVELENEESITLLAAHLDVKFLTGNDKDPVQVILEGEDVTTDIRTQECSNAASKVAAFPRVREALLRRQRAFRTAPGLIADGRDMGTVVFPTAPAKLYLTASTEERAQRRYNQLQDKGFDVNIERLLSEIIERDERDMNRPVAPLVPAEDAFVIDTSGKGIDEVLELALKHINEKLSSAN from the coding sequence ATGTCTGAACGGGCTCCTGTAGTCACAATCGACGGCCCAAGTGGTGCTGGTAAAGGTACAATTAGTCAGTTATTGGCTCAGCATCTAGGCTGGCAACTGCTTGATAGTGGTGCTATTTATCGAGTTCTTGCGCTTGCTGCCATTCATCACGACGTTGAACTGGAAAATGAAGAATCGATCACGCTGTTAGCTGCACATCTTGATGTGAAATTTTTAACAGGCAATGATAAAGATCCCGTTCAAGTGATATTAGAAGGTGAAGATGTCACCACGGATATTCGTACTCAAGAGTGCTCAAATGCGGCATCTAAAGTCGCGGCATTTCCTAGAGTAAGGGAAGCTTTATTACGTCGCCAACGCGCCTTTAGAACTGCCCCAGGATTAATTGCCGATGGTCGTGATATGGGAACGGTTGTTTTCCCTACGGCACCGGCAAAATTATATTTAACAGCCTCAACCGAGGAGCGTGCTCAAAGACGCTATAATCAGTTGCAGGACAAGGGCTTCGATGTTAATATCGAGCGCCTTTTAAGTGAAATTATCGAACGTGATGAACGTGATATGAATCGTCCGGTGGCTCCTTTAGTCCCCGCTGAGGATGCGTTTGTTATCGATACTAGCGGAAAAGGTATAGATGAAGTACTTGAGCTTGCGCTCAAGCACATCAACGAAAAGTTATCCAGCGCTAACTAA
- the rpsA gene encoding 30S ribosomal protein S1, with amino-acid sequence MTESFADLFEQSLQTLEFRPGSIVRGTVVAIENGMVLVDAGLKSESPIPAEQFKNAQGVLEIQVGDEVDVALDSVEDGFGETQLSREKAKRHEAWIVLEKAYEDAETVIGIINGKVKGGFTVELNGIRAFLPGSLVDVRPVRDTAHLEYKELEFKVIKLDQKRNNVVVSRRAVIESESSAERDALLENLQEGQAVKGIVKNLTDYGAFVDLGGVDGLLHITDMAWKRVKHPSEIVNVGDEINVKVLKYDRERTRVSLGLKQLGEDPWLEISKRYPENTRLTGRVTNLTDYGCFVEIEEGVEGLVHVSEMDWTNKNIHPSKVVNLGDEVEVLVLDIDEERRRISLGLKQCKTNPWDDFATRYNKGDKVSGKIKSITDFGIFIGLDGGIDGLVHLSDISWNGTGEDAVSEYKKGDEIHAVVLSVDPERERISLGVKQTEDDPFNAYLADKKKGTIVHGTVSAVDAKGVTVELADTVEGYIRVADISRERIEDASTVYNVGDAIEAKFMGVDRKNRSISLSIKAKDEAEEKEVMATLNKQEDAVISNAMAEAFKAARK; translated from the coding sequence ATGACTGAATCTTTTGCTGATCTATTTGAACAATCCCTTCAAACTCTGGAATTCCGTCCAGGTTCTATCGTTCGTGGTACTGTTGTTGCTATCGAAAACGGTATGGTCCTTGTTGACGCAGGTCTGAAGTCTGAAAGCCCAATCCCAGCTGAGCAATTCAAAAACGCCCAAGGCGTTTTAGAAATTCAAGTTGGTGATGAAGTTGACGTAGCTCTTGACTCTGTTGAAGACGGCTTCGGTGAGACTCAATTGTCTCGCGAAAAAGCGAAACGTCATGAAGCTTGGATCGTTCTGGAAAAAGCTTACGAAGATGCTGAAACTGTAATCGGTATCATCAATGGTAAAGTGAAAGGCGGTTTCACTGTTGAATTAAACGGTATCCGTGCCTTCTTACCAGGTTCTCTAGTTGACGTGCGCCCAGTTCGCGACACCGCTCACTTAGAGTACAAAGAATTAGAATTCAAAGTTATCAAACTAGACCAGAAGCGTAACAACGTTGTTGTTTCTCGTCGTGCAGTTATCGAATCAGAAAGCAGCGCTGAGCGTGATGCACTGTTAGAAAACCTGCAAGAAGGTCAAGCAGTTAAAGGTATCGTTAAGAACCTGACTGACTACGGTGCATTCGTAGATTTAGGTGGCGTTGACGGTCTATTACATATCACTGATATGGCGTGGAAACGTGTTAAACATCCATCTGAAATCGTCAATGTTGGCGATGAAATCAACGTTAAAGTACTGAAGTACGATCGTGAGCGCACTCGTGTGTCTCTAGGTCTGAAACAACTTGGCGAAGATCCATGGTTAGAAATCAGCAAACGCTACCCAGAAAACACACGTTTAACTGGTCGCGTAACTAACCTAACTGACTACGGTTGCTTCGTCGAAATCGAAGAAGGCGTTGAAGGTCTGGTTCACGTTTCTGAAATGGATTGGACTAACAAGAACATTCACCCATCTAAAGTGGTTAACTTAGGTGATGAAGTTGAAGTTCTGGTTCTGGACATCGATGAAGAGCGTCGTCGTATCTCTCTTGGTCTGAAACAATGTAAGACCAACCCATGGGATGACTTCGCAACTCGTTACAACAAAGGCGACAAGGTTTCTGGTAAGATCAAGTCAATCACTGACTTCGGTATCTTTATCGGTCTTGACGGCGGTATCGATGGCCTAGTTCACTTGTCTGACATTTCTTGGAACGGTACTGGCGAAGACGCAGTTTCTGAATACAAGAAAGGCGACGAAATCCACGCAGTGGTTCTGTCTGTTGACCCAGAGCGTGAGCGCATCAGCTTAGGTGTTAAACAAACTGAAGACGATCCATTCAACGCTTACTTAGCTGATAAGAAGAAAGGTACTATCGTACACGGTACTGTTTCTGCTGTTGATGCTAAAGGTGTCACTGTTGAACTGGCTGACACTGTTGAAGGTTACATCCGTGTAGCTGACATCAGCCGTGAGCGCATCGAAGATGCATCTACTGTCTACAATGTAGGTGATGCAATCGAAGCTAAGTTCATGGGTGTTGACCGTAAGAACCGCTCTATCAGCCTGTCAATCAAAGCGAAAGACGAAGCTGAAGAGAAAGAAGTAATGGCGACCTTGAATAAACAAGAAGACGCTGTTATTAGTAATGCTATGGCTGAAGCGTTTAAAGCAGCTCGCAAATAA